One window of the Candidatus Tanganyikabacteria bacterium genome contains the following:
- a CDS encoding diguanylate cyclase: MKLLQTMIRREGYDFIIATNGVEAIQKAEHHLPDCVLLDIRMPLVTGHQVCEALQADEATRYIPVIFLSGMNADEEIIQALDAGAQDYILKPFNPKIVMARVRVALRMKKFQEELRTKHQILEVKANTDELTGLHNRRLLFERLREETNRAARFGYGLTVLMVDVDHFKAINDTHGHAIGDRVLSEVASIVKFNTRVYDVLCRYGGDEFTLILPQTDRDQGLVVAERIRASIERGNYPDNGIRLAITASIGLSSFPEDGDDSDVLLQAADLALYHAKQAGRNQVQYTVR; encoded by the coding sequence TTGAAGCTTCTCCAGACGATGATCCGCCGCGAAGGTTACGACTTCATCATCGCCACCAATGGCGTAGAGGCCATCCAGAAGGCCGAGCACCATCTGCCGGATTGCGTCCTGCTGGATATCAGGATGCCGCTGGTCACGGGCCACCAGGTGTGCGAGGCGCTCCAGGCCGACGAAGCGACGCGGTACATCCCGGTGATCTTCCTGTCGGGCATGAACGCCGACGAAGAGATCATCCAGGCCCTGGATGCGGGTGCGCAGGACTACATCCTCAAGCCGTTCAATCCCAAGATCGTCATGGCCCGGGTGCGCGTGGCCCTGCGGATGAAGAAGTTCCAGGAAGAACTCCGCACGAAGCACCAGATACTCGAGGTGAAGGCCAACACCGACGAACTGACCGGCCTCCACAACCGGCGCCTGCTCTTCGAACGCCTCCGCGAAGAGACCAACCGCGCCGCCCGCTTCGGCTACGGTCTCACCGTGCTGATGGTGGACGTCGATCACTTCAAGGCCATCAACGACACCCACGGCCACGCCATCGGCGACCGGGTGCTGTCCGAGGTCGCCTCGATCGTCAAGTTCAACACCCGGGTGTACGACGTGCTTTGCCGCTACGGCGGCGACGAGTTCACGCTCATCCTGCCCCAGACGGATCGCGACCAGGGCCTGGTCGTGGCCGAACGCATCCGGGCGAGCATCGAACGCGGCAACTACCCGGACAACGGCATCCGCCTCGCCATCACGGCGAGCATCGGCCTCTCGTCCTTCCCGGAGGACGGCGACGACTCCGACGTGCTGCTGCAGGCGGCGGATCTCGCCCTCTATCACGCCAAGCAAGCCGGACGCAACCAGGTCCAGTACACGGTCCG
- a CDS encoding Stp1/IreP family PP2C-type Ser/Thr phosphatase, producing MRVGSLSDVGKVRSSNEDALGLDRDRGIFIVADGMGGHQAGEVASQQAVDSLLGSLRARQPEEGAAEAMVRAITSANSEIAAAAQADKNLKGMGTTVVAAIVEGDRFTIAHVGDSRAYLVRDGGIRQLTEDHSMVAELVKAGVITPEAAETHPYRSAISRSLGQFKEVETDTSVHDFLPGDRVLLCTDGLTRFVKAEEILERIEAHEDPQDASQALIDIANERGGRDNITVILIANA from the coding sequence GTGCGAGTCGGCAGCCTTTCCGACGTAGGCAAGGTCCGTAGCAGCAACGAAGATGCCCTCGGTCTCGATCGCGACCGCGGGATCTTCATCGTGGCGGACGGGATGGGCGGCCACCAGGCGGGCGAGGTCGCCAGCCAGCAGGCCGTCGACTCCCTCCTGGGGTCTCTCCGGGCGCGGCAGCCCGAGGAAGGCGCCGCCGAGGCCATGGTGCGCGCCATCACCAGCGCGAATTCCGAGATAGCCGCGGCCGCCCAGGCCGACAAGAACCTCAAGGGCATGGGTACGACCGTCGTCGCGGCCATCGTCGAGGGCGACCGGTTCACCATCGCCCACGTGGGCGACTCGCGGGCCTACCTGGTGCGCGACGGCGGGATCCGCCAGTTGACCGAAGATCACTCGATGGTCGCCGAACTTGTCAAAGCCGGCGTCATCACGCCCGAGGCGGCCGAGACGCATCCGTACCGGAGCGCCATTTCGCGCAGCCTGGGCCAGTTCAAGGAAGTGGAGACCGACACGTCCGTTCATGACTTCCTGCCCGGTGACCGGGTCCTGCTCTGCACCGACGGGTTGACGCGCTTCGTGAAGGCCGAGGAGATCCTCGAACGCATCGAGGCTCATGAGGATCCCCAGGACGCAAGCCAGGCGCTGATCGACATCGCCAACGAGCGCGGGGGACGGGACAACATCACCGTCATCCTCATCGCCAACGCCTAG
- a CDS encoding nucleoside deaminase, whose amino-acid sequence MRHAHWMDFALTEAREAGAAGEVPVGAALVCDGAVVARAGNTREAAADPLGHAELSVLRAAATALGRWRLAGCTLYVTLEPCPMCAAAAVQARVDRIVFGAQDPRLGACGSVWSLAQAPEWHHRVEIVGGVREQEAAELLREFFAGRRS is encoded by the coding sequence ATGCGACATGCGCACTGGATGGACTTCGCCCTCACGGAAGCCCGCGAGGCCGGCGCGGCGGGCGAGGTGCCGGTCGGCGCGGCTCTGGTGTGCGACGGGGCCGTGGTGGCCCGGGCGGGAAACACCCGCGAAGCGGCCGCCGATCCCCTGGGCCATGCCGAACTCTCGGTGCTGCGCGCCGCGGCCACGGCCCTCGGGCGCTGGCGCCTCGCGGGTTGCACCCTCTACGTCACGCTGGAGCCCTGCCCGATGTGCGCGGCCGCTGCCGTGCAGGCGCGCGTGGACCGCATCGTGTTCGGCGCCCAGGACCCCAGGCTTGGGGCATGCGGATCGGTCTGGTCACTGGCCCAGGCGCCGGAATGGCATCACCGGGTCGAGATCGTCGGCGGGGTCCGCGAACAAGAGGCCGCCGAACTGCTCAGGGAGTTCTTCGCAGGCCGCAGATCCTAG
- a CDS encoding histidine phosphatase family protein → MTLLKWPRRLIVVCRGESVTDVAVRDAEAAGHSFAALQDRPSRVPLSPLGIEQARDAGKRLFAGGHRPDTVFCGPDLASRQAAVHVLRAIGYDAEADLPHVASHVLPLPGRPSPVAELEVAHRLLAKAVDVLHEERLRDLDPGTLAGCTPTGRSRAFAELYRVDPGHMYRRAPGGENHADVALRVNSFLSELGREFAGETIMIVTSRAVRHAIRRLLEPMAGDAAERELAILDDGPPPEEYVCDSSGPVARKFLLQSYYRMADIAQTGARTALSRIRRRGEDDDQEVSYPELPVGVPGDVRGRVLITYLSAGNGHRIAAQAIEADLRERYPDVEVRAPEDLYNFSRPGKLGAQLFYKVIDLRIYHHLYGIADRVPASPEQMNFLRRQVMQLLSRGFKKLLAEFQPDVVVNAHPLGTELLSGAQAGGQVPDSVRNFQVVTDCYGHMFYVLPNVHATFVPNTKVAGELQEKGMPADRIFVTGIPIHPSFAERVDQAVARDRLGLSRTAKVLLVQGNLIDDVLQYDAILEYLVASFPKGVHGLDVEVVVVCGKNAELHKGLQALARGYTGKVRLVPFGMVPSQQMRDIMRAADLSLTKPGGLTTAESIAMELPMVLYEVMGGGQEGYNAEYFKKEGVAQDVYSLEEACRAVADLLDSPERLQAMQSAAARVARPQAASSVADVVGHALHLLGPEGVAWPVRPEKGRARLRMPGLRPTRTRT, encoded by the coding sequence ATGACATTGCTCAAGTGGCCCCGCCGACTGATCGTCGTCTGCCGAGGCGAGTCCGTCACGGATGTCGCCGTGCGGGACGCCGAGGCCGCCGGCCATTCCTTCGCGGCCTTGCAGGACCGGCCTAGCCGGGTTCCGCTGTCCCCGCTGGGAATCGAGCAGGCGCGAGACGCCGGCAAGCGCCTCTTCGCCGGCGGCCACCGCCCGGATACCGTGTTCTGCGGTCCCGACCTGGCCTCGCGCCAGGCTGCGGTACACGTCCTGCGGGCCATCGGCTACGACGCCGAGGCGGATCTGCCGCACGTGGCCTCGCACGTTCTGCCGTTGCCCGGCAGGCCCAGCCCGGTGGCCGAGCTGGAAGTCGCACACCGCCTGCTTGCGAAGGCGGTAGACGTCCTTCACGAGGAGCGTCTGCGCGACCTGGATCCGGGCACGCTGGCTGGCTGCACGCCCACGGGCCGCTCGCGGGCCTTCGCCGAGTTGTACCGCGTGGATCCCGGCCACATGTACCGGCGCGCGCCCGGCGGAGAAAACCACGCGGACGTGGCCCTGCGCGTCAATTCGTTCCTTTCTGAACTCGGCCGCGAGTTCGCCGGCGAAACGATCATGATCGTGACGAGCCGCGCGGTGCGACACGCCATCCGGCGCCTGCTCGAGCCGATGGCCGGCGACGCGGCCGAGCGCGAACTCGCGATCCTCGATGACGGGCCGCCGCCCGAGGAGTATGTCTGCGACTCCAGCGGGCCGGTCGCTCGCAAGTTCCTCCTGCAGAGTTACTACCGGATGGCGGACATCGCCCAGACCGGGGCGCGGACCGCGCTGTCGCGCATCCGCCGCCGTGGCGAGGACGACGATCAGGAAGTGAGCTACCCGGAGTTGCCGGTCGGCGTCCCCGGGGACGTGCGCGGCCGCGTGCTGATCACCTACCTGTCGGCAGGAAACGGCCATCGCATCGCCGCACAGGCGATCGAGGCGGATCTGCGCGAGCGCTATCCCGACGTGGAGGTCCGGGCGCCGGAGGACCTGTACAACTTCTCCAGGCCGGGAAAGCTGGGCGCCCAGCTCTTCTACAAGGTCATCGACCTGCGCATCTACCATCATCTCTACGGCATCGCGGATCGCGTCCCGGCGAGCCCGGAGCAGATGAACTTCCTCAGGCGCCAGGTCATGCAGCTCCTCAGCCGCGGATTCAAGAAGCTCCTCGCCGAGTTCCAGCCCGACGTGGTGGTCAACGCGCATCCCCTCGGCACCGAGCTGCTGTCTGGCGCGCAGGCCGGCGGCCAGGTGCCCGACTCGGTCCGCAACTTCCAGGTCGTCACCGACTGCTACGGGCACATGTTCTACGTGCTGCCCAACGTCCATGCCACCTTCGTCCCCAACACCAAGGTCGCCGGGGAGCTGCAGGAGAAGGGGATGCCCGCCGACCGCATCTTCGTCACGGGCATCCCGATCCACCCATCGTTCGCCGAGCGAGTCGATCAGGCGGTCGCCCGCGATCGCCTGGGTCTCTCGCGTACGGCGAAGGTCCTGCTCGTGCAGGGCAACCTCATCGACGACGTCCTCCAGTACGATGCCATCCTCGAGTACCTCGTGGCGTCGTTCCCCAAGGGCGTTCACGGACTGGATGTCGAGGTCGTGGTGGTCTGCGGCAAGAACGCGGAGCTCCACAAGGGCCTGCAGGCCCTTGCCCGGGGCTACACCGGCAAGGTTCGGCTGGTGCCCTTCGGCATGGTCCCCTCGCAGCAGATGCGCGACATCATGCGCGCGGCCGACCTGTCATTGACCAAGCCAGGCGGGTTGACGACCGCGGAGAGCATCGCGATGGAACTGCCGATGGTGCTCTACGAGGTCATGGGCGGCGGCCAGGAAGGCTACAACGCGGAGTACTTCAAGAAGGAAGGCGTCGCCCAGGACGTGTACAGCCTGGAAGAGGCGTGCCGGGCGGTCGCCGACCTGCTGGACAGCCCCGAGCGCCTGCAGGCCATGCAGAGCGCGGCGGCGCGAGTCGCACGCCCGCAGGCGGCCAGCAGCGTGGCGGACGTGGTCGGCCACGCGTTGCACTTGCTGGGCCCCGAAGGAGTAGCCTGGCCGGTGCGCCCCGAAAAGGGCCGGGCCCGCCTGCGCATGCCCGGCCTGCGCCCCACTCGCACGCGGACCTGA
- a CDS encoding chemotaxis protein CheX: MKGASSVIATTVKFFGQYLLEKGRISNEQLLDAVEYQNTTNARLGTLAIERGVLSEEQVRQVNQQQKTTDRLFGDLAVDLGYLTPDQLADLVEIQKTSRLFLGEALVEKGFMSAEELERELAMFKAEQQASQMMIRGALVQLRGAELVVDVLDMVLKLFKRIIHENVLIEDCHQERSQWLGYDWHVSQVISGDVNATVLFGLPTKLLLKIATKMLDEPFDEPTDLVQDAAKEFLNVMCGNICAKLSQRDLVTNLEPPKIIKRTFNTELPEGYTVITSLIAVESRLDLAIIQHEKGG, encoded by the coding sequence ATGAAGGGCGCGTCTAGCGTGATCGCGACGACCGTCAAGTTCTTCGGCCAGTACCTGCTCGAGAAGGGCCGCATCTCCAACGAGCAGCTCCTCGATGCCGTCGAGTACCAAAACACGACTAACGCCCGCCTGGGCACCCTCGCCATCGAGCGCGGCGTGCTGTCCGAGGAGCAGGTGCGGCAGGTCAACCAGCAGCAGAAGACCACCGACCGCCTGTTCGGCGACCTCGCCGTGGATCTCGGCTACCTCACGCCCGATCAGCTTGCCGACCTAGTCGAGATCCAGAAGACGTCGCGGCTCTTCCTGGGCGAGGCCCTGGTCGAGAAGGGCTTCATGTCGGCCGAGGAGCTGGAGCGCGAGCTGGCCATGTTCAAGGCCGAGCAGCAGGCGAGCCAGATGATGATCCGCGGGGCCCTGGTCCAGCTGCGCGGCGCCGAGCTGGTCGTGGACGTCCTGGACATGGTGCTCAAGCTCTTCAAGCGCATCATCCACGAGAACGTGCTCATCGAGGATTGCCACCAGGAGCGCAGCCAGTGGCTCGGCTACGACTGGCACGTCAGTCAGGTCATCTCCGGCGACGTCAACGCCACGGTTCTCTTCGGCCTACCCACCAAGCTGCTACTCAAGATCGCGACCAAGATGCTCGACGAGCCCTTCGACGAGCCCACCGATCTCGTGCAGGACGCGGCCAAGGAGTTCCTCAACGTCATGTGCGGCAACATCTGCGCGAAGCTCAGCCAGCGCGACCTGGTCACCAACCTCGAGCCGCCCAAGATCATCAAGCGCACGTTCAACACCGAGCTTCCCGAAGGCTATACCGTCATCACCTCGCTCATCGCGGTGGAGAGCCGCCTCGACCTCGCGATCATCCAGCACGAAAAGGGCGGGTAG
- a CDS encoding response regulator, which translates to MSDSKIRVMIVDDSLTLRTMFKKSLTDTEFYTVAEAADGGEALEKYKEHRPDLVVMDIVMPEVDGVTALSNIIDFDPEAKVIMVSSLGSKDKVLESIKKGAKNFIMKPFERDTLLQALKKAYEGRV; encoded by the coding sequence ATGTCTGACAGTAAGATCCGGGTGATGATCGTCGACGACTCCTTGACGTTGCGGACGATGTTCAAGAAGTCCCTGACCGATACCGAGTTCTACACGGTCGCCGAGGCGGCGGACGGCGGCGAAGCGCTCGAGAAGTACAAGGAGCATCGCCCCGACCTGGTCGTGATGGACATCGTGATGCCCGAGGTCGATGGCGTGACGGCTCTTTCGAATATCATCGACTTCGATCCCGAGGCCAAGGTCATCATGGTCTCGTCGCTGGGCAGCAAGGACAAGGTCCTGGAATCCATCAAGAAGGGTGCCAAGAACTTCATCATGAAGCCGTTCGAGCGCGACACGCTGCTGCAGGCGCTCAAGAAGGCGTATGAAGGGCGCGTCTAG
- a CDS encoding iron-sulfur cluster assembly accessory protein, which translates to MISLTEAASAKVREFLAAQNRDDLALRVYVKPGGCSGFSYGMGLDEARETDTLFDVDGIRVVVDPQSFRFVEGVTIDYKDAMLGGGFAITNPNAASSCGCGSSFRPKEEGAEDEAPVPAQGGGCGSGGCC; encoded by the coding sequence GTGATCTCTTTGACCGAGGCGGCGAGCGCCAAGGTGCGCGAGTTCCTGGCGGCCCAGAATCGGGACGACCTGGCGCTTCGTGTCTACGTGAAGCCGGGCGGCTGCTCGGGGTTCAGCTACGGGATGGGCCTGGATGAGGCCCGCGAGACCGACACACTCTTCGATGTGGACGGCATCCGCGTCGTGGTGGACCCCCAGAGCTTCAGGTTCGTCGAGGGCGTCACCATAGACTACAAGGACGCGATGCTGGGTGGCGGTTTCGCCATTACCAATCCCAACGCCGCCTCGAGCTGCGGCTGCGGATCGAGCTTCCGGCCGAAGGAAGAGGGCGCCGAGGACGAAGCGCCGGTACCCGCCCAGGGCGGCGGCTGCGGCTCGGGCGGCTGCTGCTGA
- the pdxA gene encoding 4-hydroxythreonine-4-phosphate dehydrogenase PdxA yields MDIALTYGDPAGIGPEIVARLLADPPPGTRPIVYGDRGILAAGAAIARVAVPHDACAFREVPWHGDPPPPGIASDRCGEHAVAVLEAVARDLRSGRMGGVVTGPVNKAVVRRVRPDFLGHTEFFAAVGGVTRFGMLLVVEPLRAIHVTTHIALRDVPARLTPARIVETISLAAEALDLLDEPTRAIGVCGLNPHAGEGGAFGDEERTLIAPAIAEASARGFAVEGPLPPDAAFPRAARGDFGAIVCMYHDQGHIALKLLGMNRGVNVTVGLPFIRTSVDHGTAFDIAGRGCADAGSLRAAWILACTLHKSYRRKGTLGP; encoded by the coding sequence TTGGACATCGCCTTGACTTACGGAGATCCGGCGGGCATCGGTCCGGAGATCGTCGCGCGGCTGCTCGCTGATCCGCCGCCAGGCACCCGGCCGATCGTCTACGGCGATCGCGGCATCCTGGCGGCCGGTGCTGCCATCGCCCGCGTTGCCGTCCCTCATGACGCATGCGCGTTCAGGGAAGTTCCTTGGCACGGGGATCCCCCGCCGCCCGGAATCGCCTCGGACCGGTGCGGCGAGCACGCGGTCGCGGTCCTGGAGGCCGTGGCGCGGGATCTCCGGAGCGGGCGCATGGGCGGCGTGGTCACCGGCCCGGTGAACAAGGCCGTCGTGCGCCGCGTACGGCCGGACTTCCTGGGCCACACAGAGTTCTTCGCGGCGGTGGGCGGCGTCACGCGCTTCGGGATGCTCCTGGTGGTCGAACCCCTCCGCGCCATCCACGTCACCACCCACATCGCCCTGCGCGATGTCCCGGCGCGCCTCACGCCGGCGCGCATCGTCGAGACCATCTCCCTGGCGGCGGAGGCCCTGGATCTCCTGGACGAGCCGACCAGGGCCATCGGCGTCTGCGGTCTCAACCCTCATGCGGGCGAAGGCGGCGCCTTCGGGGACGAGGAGCGGACGTTGATCGCGCCGGCCATCGCGGAAGCCAGCGCGCGCGGCTTCGCCGTGGAGGGCCCCCTGCCGCCCGACGCGGCGTTCCCGCGGGCGGCGCGCGGCGATTTCGGCGCGATTGTCTGCATGTATCACGACCAGGGCCACATCGCGCTGAAACTCCTCGGGATGAACCGGGGCGTCAACGTCACCGTGGGCCTTCCCTTCATCCGCACGTCGGTCGATCACGGTACCGCGTTCGACATCGCCGGTCGCGGGTGCGCCGACGCCGGGAGCCTGCGAGCGGCCTGGATCCTGGCCTGCACGCTTCACAAGTCTTATCGGCGGAAAGGCACGCTAGGCCCGTAA
- a CDS encoding S8 family serine peptidase produces the protein MPTSKQRNKAIKLLAALSLAGCAKAPVGAIAPQTAPVPDLGAASAPRVRGSVLVRLRDGAGPQRTLKTLGVLRATGMPRVSVARTLPGESEETAAARLMKDPAVAYAEPNYIYRAIGTSGRTAADRVAEAAGRSAQSIRPGVRPRYMPNDPRLAELWGFQRIHATEAWDRTGGDSAVKVAVIDTGVDYRHEDLSDGRVIKGGNFADRTDDPMDDMGHGSHVAGTVGATADNARGVAGVAYKSTILAVKVLGKDGSGTVEGIAEGITKSVEMGARVINMSLGGPQSSQTLEEAVGAARKAGVIVVAAAGNDGNQDNTYPAAYPGVLAVGATDQQDSRARFSNYGPFVKIAAPGVDILSSAEGTYKVHSGTSMASPHVAGAIAVLVARKPDLTQEQATKLLQDSGEPTTGFATPGIRRINLARALDLLDGKTLEPLPEPPPQAPTPDPGYPGWPDPGQIFPWPMHDAAYEPYSSTGTR, from the coding sequence TTGCCCACGTCGAAACAGCGTAACAAAGCCATCAAACTCCTGGCAGCCCTCTCGCTCGCGGGTTGCGCCAAGGCTCCGGTCGGTGCGATTGCGCCGCAGACCGCTCCTGTCCCCGATCTCGGCGCCGCGTCCGCGCCGCGCGTCCGTGGCAGCGTGCTGGTGCGCCTCCGGGACGGCGCCGGCCCGCAGCGTACCCTCAAGACCCTCGGGGTGCTCCGCGCCACGGGGATGCCCAGGGTCTCGGTCGCGAGGACCCTGCCGGGCGAGTCCGAGGAGACGGCGGCGGCGCGCCTGATGAAGGATCCGGCGGTGGCGTACGCCGAACCGAACTACATCTACCGCGCGATCGGCACATCCGGCCGCACGGCCGCGGATCGCGTGGCCGAGGCCGCCGGCCGCTCCGCCCAGTCGATCCGGCCTGGCGTGCGCCCGCGCTACATGCCCAACGATCCCCGCCTCGCGGAACTCTGGGGTTTCCAGCGCATTCACGCGACCGAAGCGTGGGATCGCACGGGCGGGGACTCGGCGGTGAAGGTCGCCGTGATCGACACCGGCGTAGACTACCGCCACGAGGACCTCAGCGACGGCCGGGTGATCAAGGGCGGCAATTTCGCCGATCGCACCGACGATCCGATGGACGACATGGGGCACGGGTCGCACGTGGCCGGCACGGTGGGCGCCACCGCGGACAATGCCAGGGGCGTCGCGGGCGTCGCATACAAGTCGACCATCCTCGCCGTCAAGGTCCTCGGCAAGGATGGCTCGGGAACCGTGGAAGGAATCGCCGAGGGCATCACGAAGTCGGTCGAGATGGGTGCCCGCGTGATAAACATGTCGCTCGGCGGGCCGCAGTCGAGCCAGACCCTCGAGGAAGCGGTCGGCGCCGCCCGCAAGGCCGGCGTCATCGTGGTCGCCGCGGCCGGCAACGACGGCAACCAAGACAACACGTATCCGGCGGCCTATCCCGGCGTGCTGGCGGTAGGCGCCACGGATCAGCAGGATAGCCGCGCCCGCTTCTCGAACTACGGGCCCTTCGTCAAGATCGCCGCTCCCGGCGTGGACATCCTGTCCTCGGCGGAAGGCACCTACAAGGTGCACTCGGGCACGAGCATGGCCTCGCCCCACGTGGCGGGCGCGATCGCGGTCCTGGTCGCACGCAAGCCGGACCTGACGCAAGAGCAGGCGACCAAGCTACTGCAGGATAGCGGCGAACCGACGACGGGCTTCGCCACGCCCGGCATCCGGCGCATCAACCTGGCCCGGGCCCTCGACCTCCTGGACGGGAAGACCCTGGAGCCCTTGCCCGAACCGCCGCCGCAGGCGCCGACTCCCGATCCGGGTTATCCCGGCTGGCCCGATCCCGGCCAGATCTTCCCCTGGCCCATGCACGACGCGGCTTACGAGCCCTACAGTTCTACCGGCACGCGCTAG
- a CDS encoding LCP family protein, with the protein MRSRTPPGRGPSAPRRLGLPLLGLVAACLVGFLSGAAAGLLAPAGLLGEEEAAEQVATGSVRVGGLGGFALSNLAGQLVSRQTILLMGRDVPYVNGRPAVDAPARSDTMMLVSVDPDRRKLGILSIPRDTRADIPGHGAEKINAALALGGPPLAMQTVSDLLGTPIDHYALVRLDGLARMVDLIGGVDMEVPANMRYTDRTAGLKIRLKKGYQHLDGQKAHEFVRFRHDSQGDIGRIARQQAFVQAVVRKVLSPQGVLAIPQLAQALQENIETDIDPSQLVAMAAWARGLGSANIRMAMLPGEFSAGMRASYWIVDPDRARRMAARFLREENPSPPPDTPENRINVHVAILNGTPRSRLASEAARLLRSEGWTVWSIGDADHREYRSTRIIADLGDDSVAAALSRSLNLTVNLEPLSADMKVPAASRDDIDYIVILGQDFIHALRVPLGQGGN; encoded by the coding sequence GTGCGGAGCAGAACGCCACCCGGCCGCGGCCCGAGCGCCCCCAGGCGCCTCGGTTTGCCGCTGCTGGGCCTGGTGGCCGCGTGCCTCGTCGGCTTCCTGTCGGGGGCCGCGGCCGGTCTCCTGGCGCCTGCCGGCCTGCTCGGCGAGGAGGAGGCCGCGGAGCAGGTCGCGACGGGTTCGGTGCGCGTCGGAGGCCTGGGCGGCTTCGCGCTTTCCAACCTGGCTGGCCAGCTGGTGTCACGCCAGACGATCCTGCTGATGGGACGGGACGTCCCATACGTCAACGGCCGCCCCGCCGTGGATGCGCCGGCGCGATCGGACACGATGATGCTCGTGAGCGTGGATCCCGATCGCCGGAAGCTGGGCATCCTGTCCATCCCGCGAGACACGCGCGCCGACATCCCCGGCCACGGCGCCGAGAAGATCAACGCCGCCCTGGCCCTGGGCGGGCCACCCTTGGCGATGCAGACGGTATCCGACCTCCTGGGCACCCCGATCGATCACTACGCCTTGGTGAGGCTGGACGGCCTCGCGCGAATGGTGGACCTGATCGGCGGCGTCGACATGGAGGTGCCGGCCAACATGCGCTACACCGATCGCACGGCCGGCCTGAAGATCCGCCTGAAGAAGGGCTACCAGCACCTGGACGGCCAGAAGGCGCACGAGTTCGTCCGCTTTCGCCACGACAGCCAGGGCGACATCGGCCGGATAGCCCGGCAGCAGGCCTTCGTGCAGGCCGTGGTGCGCAAGGTGCTGTCGCCGCAGGGAGTGCTCGCGATCCCGCAGCTCGCGCAGGCGCTCCAGGAAAACATCGAGACCGACATCGACCCGTCGCAACTGGTGGCCATGGCCGCATGGGCCCGCGGGCTCGGCTCCGCCAACATCCGGATGGCGATGCTCCCGGGGGAATTCTCCGCGGGCATGCGCGCGAGCTACTGGATCGTGGACCCCGATCGCGCCAGGCGCATGGCGGCGCGCTTCTTGCGGGAGGAGAATCCCTCCCCGCCCCCCGATACCCCCGAGAACCGCATCAACGTGCACGTGGCCATCCTCAACGGCACCCCCCGGTCGCGCCTGGCCAGCGAGGCGGCGCGCCTCCTGCGGTCGGAGGGCTGGACCGTGTGGTCGATCGGCGACGCCGACCACCGGGAGTACCGCAGCACGCGCATCATCGCGGACCTTGGCGACGATTCGGTGGCCGCCGCCCTGTCCCGCAGCCTGAACCTCACCGTCAACCTCGAGCCGCTGTCGGCCGACATGAAGGTTCCGGCGGCCTCGCGGGACGATATCGACTACATCGTCATCCTCGGGCAGGATTTCATCCACGCCCTGCGCGTGCCCCTGGGCCAGGGAGGTAACTGA
- the speB gene encoding agmatinase, whose translation MDFGGLEPEFADLATARAVVVPMPYEGTTSYRPGTKDGPLAILLASRQVELYDDELDAEPYKAGIATLPEIAPSRRDYQAPIEQTYEAVKEVLDRRQFPIVLGGEHSISAGSIRAAHEAHPDLSILQIDAHADLRDAYEDTPQSHASVMRRICEMRIPLTQVGIRNISAEEMQFWKRERPTTIFWARDLARRFDPAEIVATLSPRVFLTIDVDGLDPSIMPATGTPEPGGLGWYQVLDLLRELFRTREVVAADILELAPLPGNVAPDFLCAKLVYKLVGYKFCLA comes from the coding sequence ATGGACTTCGGCGGGCTCGAACCCGAATTCGCGGATCTGGCCACCGCCAGGGCCGTGGTCGTGCCGATGCCCTACGAGGGGACCACGTCCTATCGCCCGGGCACCAAGGACGGGCCCCTGGCGATCCTCCTGGCCTCGCGGCAGGTCGAACTGTACGACGACGAACTGGATGCCGAACCGTACAAGGCGGGCATCGCGACCCTGCCCGAGATCGCCCCGTCGCGACGCGATTACCAGGCCCCCATCGAGCAGACCTACGAGGCCGTCAAGGAAGTCCTCGACCGGCGCCAGTTCCCGATCGTGCTCGGGGGCGAGCACAGCATCAGCGCCGGCTCCATCCGCGCGGCGCACGAAGCCCATCCCGACCTCAGCATCCTGCAGATCGACGCCCATGCGGACCTGCGGGACGCCTACGAGGACACGCCGCAGAGCCACGCGAGCGTGATGCGCCGCATCTGCGAGATGCGCATTCCCCTGACCCAGGTCGGCATCCGGAACATCTCGGCCGAGGAGATGCAATTCTGGAAGCGCGAGCGCCCGACGACGATCTTCTGGGCGCGCGACCTGGCAAGGCGCTTCGATCCGGCGGAGATCGTGGCGACGCTGTCGCCCCGAGTGTTCCTGACCATCGACGTCGACGGCCTGGATCCCTCGATCATGCCGGCGACCGGCACGCCGGAGCCCGGCGGCTTGGGCTGGTACCAGGTGCTGGACCTGCTGCGGGAGCTCTTCAGGACGCGCGAGGTGGTCGCCGCCGACATCCTGGAACTGGCGCCCCTGCCGGGAAACGTGGCTCCCGACTTCCTGTGCGCGAAGCTGGTCTACAAGCTCGTGGGTTACAAGTTCTGCCTGGCCTGA